ATTTAGAAGTGATCAGAAAAGAGATCAAAGAAGATAAGGAGAAAGGGATTTTTAGATGAATAAGGTTTTTTTGATAGGCAGGATCACCAATGATTTGGAGTTAAGTCACACAAAAGCGGGCAAGGCTAATGTGAGTTTTAGCTTGGCGGTTGATAAAAATTTAAGTAGGGATAAGAGAAAAGAGCTTGAGGATGCGGGCAGACCTACTGCTGATTTCCCGAGGATTGTTGCCTGGGGGTATCAGGCGGAGAACCTGGTGAGATATTGTGGCAGGGGTAGTCAGGTTGCTATCGATGGGAGGATTCAGACTGGATCTTATGAGGATAAGGAGTCTGGAAAGATGATCTATACTACTGACATCATTGCTGATTATGTAGAATTTCTTTCTAAATCGACCCAGGAGGGGAGCAAAGGTGGTCAAGATGTGAATACCTATCAAAACAATAATAATTCGGATGAGGACTTTTTTGAGGATGATTTTAGCGAGATAGAAGACGACCAAAGGATACCTTTTTAGGATTTTAGATTATAAATTGGAGTTTATAGAATGAAAATTAAAGAGGTAGAAAAATTGCTTTCAGCTTGCGAAGTTGATTTTGAAGAATTAAAAAACAATATGTTTAGAAATCCATCAGATGCTAAAGAAGATGATAATGCAGATATCAATGCTATGTTAATAAACAGAATTAGAAAAAATATAAACTCAAGATTATATGAGATTGAAAATGGGAGATATAGATGACCTTTGAACAATTACAAGAAAAAGTGTTAAGATGGGCAGATGATAAGGATTTGCTCCATAGTGAAAATGCTGATAAGCAGTTTATGAAGTTTATTGAGGAA
This window of the Anaerococcus mediterraneensis genome carries:
- a CDS encoding single-stranded DNA-binding protein yields the protein MNKVFLIGRITNDLELSHTKAGKANVSFSLAVDKNLSRDKRKELEDAGRPTADFPRIVAWGYQAENLVRYCGRGSQVAIDGRIQTGSYEDKESGKMIYTTDIIADYVEFLSKSTQEGSKGGQDVNTYQNNNNSDEDFFEDDFSEIEDDQRIPF